Proteins from one Portunus trituberculatus isolate SZX2019 chromosome 38, ASM1759143v1, whole genome shotgun sequence genomic window:
- the LOC123514882 gene encoding uncharacterized protein LOC123514882, with product MALVSAVLHRQGIRLIRYLDDWLLLASSKQEALRSRAALLHLCEAVNISINRGKLEFKPTQTINFLGMEIHSTILKVFPSQDRVTQLLETIEYFGSWPCPPAQVWLVLLGHLSSLTQLVPGGRRRMKSLQFQLSNCWNRQMNTSSHPVPLSLAVLEDLQWWSDVGNLLQGHSLEIQNPELFLYTDASLEGWDASILDAAASGTWPLRDQGEHITLLELRVIRLGLQAFEEVLQGRTVAILSDNTTAISYIKKAGGTRSVKLNQEAQQTLLWAENKNVTILTHRWLDLFATRLNYRLPNFVSPFYDPMAVATDVFLFSWDNMELYAFPPFHVIWRVINKLRSSTGTKLVQIAPFWPQREWFPDLVELPNESLRMPFDEDCYENGRLVWRLFVPT from the exons ATGGCTCTAGTTTCAGCGGTTTTACATCGCCAGGGTATACGGCTGATCCGGTACTTAGACGACTGGCTTCTACTAGCGTCCTCCAAACAAGAAGCACTGAGGTCAAGGGCAGCACTCCTACATCTGTGCGAGGCTGTCAACATTTCCATCAATCGGGGCAAGTTGGAGTTCAAACCAACACAGACGATCAATTTTCTGGGGATGGAGATTCACTCAACGATTTTGAAGGTTTTCCCATCACAGGACAGAGTCACTCAGTTGCTGGAGACCATCGAGTACTTTGGGAGTTGGCCTTGCCCACCAGCACAAGTGTGGCTTGTCCTACTCGGCCATCTGTCATCCCTGACACAGCTAGTCCCAGGAGGGCGACGCAGGATGAAAAGCCTTCAGTTCCAGTTGTCTAATTGCTGGAACAGGCAAATGAACACCAGTTCTCACCCAGTTCCCTTATCTCTTGCGGTTCTGGAAGACCTACAGTGGTGGTCCGATGTGGGGAACCTACTTCAGGGTCACTCGCTGGAGATACAGAACCCAGAACTTTTTCTGTACACGGATGCTTCTCTAGAGGGGTGGGATGCCTCCATCCTAGACGCGGCGGCAAGTGGGACTTGGCCATTGCGGGATCAAGGGGAGCATATCACTCTTCTGGAGTTACGGGTGATAAGACTGGGTCTTCAGGCATTCGAGGAGGTCCTCCAAGGCCGGACGGTTGCCATTCTTTCAGACAACACTACGGCCATCTCTTACATCAAGAAAGCAGGGGGCACAAGATCTGTCAAGCTCAATCAGGAAGCTCAGCAAACATTACTTTGGGCAGAGAACAAGAATGTCACCATCCTTACTCA CCGCTGGTTGGACCTGTTCGCCACCCGCCTGAACTACAGGCTCCCCAACTTTGTGTCTCCTTTCTACGACCCGATGGCGGTGGCCACAGATGTGTTCCTCTTCTCCTGGGACAACATGGAGCTTTATGCATTTCCCCCCTTTCATGTCATCTGGAGGGTGATCAACAAACTGCGCAGCTCAACAGGAACCAAGCTAGTGCAGATCGCCCCCTTCTGGCCTCAAAGAGAGTGGTTCCCGGATCTGGTGGAGCTGCCCAATGAATCTTTGCGGATGCCATTTGATGAGGATTGCTATGAGAACGGGAGGTTGGTATGGAGGTTATtcgtaccaacatag